AACGTTTGCTAGGCAAACGAGTCACGCCAAGGAATTTATTTGATGGAAGCCTCACATTGAGGTACTTGATTTAACAGAAAATAATGGCTAGGCAGTCGACTTTAGAATGACAAAAATTTATCTATTTATCatgtcattatttcaaaaaattgaaagacgtgGACACTAAAAAATTATGTGGACCATCCAAAGTACATATGAGAAtaattttgggaaaagtacaaaaaaagtcctaaatttactataattatgtcaattcagtcataaatcttttaattataccaatttagtcttaaaccttttcacattttgtcgattgagttcatccgactatttttgattgaaaatcattaaCGTGGATATCGGCCATCCTAAGTGGCGCGGCCAACGgtaaaatggatgatttttatttttattttataaaaaatgatgattatttgttattattccttggaagaaaaataaatacgaagaaagaaaagaacaaaagaattataaaaattcaacaatttgttaaaatattattaaaaaaaaagtcatcgtCGGCGTTGGTTGTGGCACTAAGTCGATCGAtgttcatgtcagcaattttcgattaaaattggctggatagacttAGTcggcaaaatataaaaagatttagaactaaattggtataattgactCCAATTGCAACTCGAGATCTCCCGTGAAATGACACGGTTTTGACAGGATCTTAATCTGAAAGCATGGGCGCTCAACATTACAATTAGTGCTGAATGAGAAAGGCGAGGACAACAGCTTTTCGATAATTTACAGAGCGAGGCATTTGCTTGAAGCTAAACGCAATCGAGACGAGACCTTCGGGTCAAATTATATGTTGAAGACTGGCATCTTCGAGGGGAGCTTGGGAGGCTCTGCTTTCAAGTCCAAGACGGACATTGCCGCTTCGACCGAAGGCCGAGACGCAGCAACGGGATGAGCACACCACAGCCCCACAATCATCAAGGCCTCCGCCTGTTTCCCGTCGAAATCCTTGCCGAGCCTTTTGTCCACTGCACCGAGAAAATTCCTGTGCCAGCGCCTGGTCCGGCTCCAGCTCCGCCACCCATAAAGCTTCCAAACCCACTGAACGAGGCCGAGGCTTTGCTCTGCTAGTTCCGAGTCGAAGACTCTTTTCCCACATACTATTTCCAAAAGGACCACTCCGAAACCGTAGATGTCGGATTCCTTAGTTCCCTTACCTGTTTGATAGCATTCCGGAGCCAAGTAACCCGGTGTTCCTATCAATTCGGTTGTGTCTGGCCCTCTGGCATGGTCGACCAGCCTGGCCAATCCGAAATCTCCCAATTTGGCGTTGAGCTTTTCATCGAGCATAGTGTTGCTGGATTTGATATCCCTGTGGATCACGCATTGATTGCATTGTTCGTGCAGGTAGTGCAGCCCCGAGGCCAGTCCCCAGGCGATGTTATACCTCCTTTCCCACGTCAACAAGGTTCTGCTGTTAAACAGATGATCCTCCAAGCTACCTCCTCTCATGAACTCGTAAACCAGGGCCAAGTTATCCGCCTCGTGACAGTAGCCTATGAGTTGCACCAAGTTTTTGTGCCTAAGTTGGCTTAACGACATCACCTCGGATACATACTCCTTTTTCCCTTGGTGTGAATTGGGTTTTATTATCTTTACAGCGATCCTTGTGCGACCGTCTCTTATGTGCCCTTCGTACACCATCCCGAAACCGCCTTTCCCCAAGATCCTGCCCTGTGCGAAAGAATCGGTCGCGGTCGTCAACTCTTCATAGGAGAACTTCTTGGGTCCACAGAAATTCTCGAGCTCTTCAGTTAATTTCACGCTACGATGGCCAGCTTCCTCCACCTCTCCCGGTCTCGATCCGTTCCCTTTGGTTGTCTTAGGTCCATTATCTCCCTCTGGCAAATCACTGATCGGGTATGGACGGTTGCCTTTTGGCCTATAACGTACCCAGGCAAATGAAGCGAGAATGATCACTGCCAATATACCGATGCTGCCGATGGCTATGAGCAGCCACTGCAACAAAGATAAAGCAGTCTTTTCCGGCCAAAGGCGCAAACTGGAGCTAAATTCCCATGAGTGGACCATGTGAAACTCATATGCAGCTCCAGTCGCAGCTGAGAAACCAACATCGACCCACTCTGGCAAATACTCACTTAAGTCTAGTGGGGCATAGTGAAGACTGACTGAGTTATTGGAATTCCCATTAGCATCCACCAAGATAACGCTCCAATTTTTCGCCTTTGAGTCGTATGTTATCGAAGCATTAACCAATCGGCCATCCATGGTTCCGTTCAACCATGTGACGGTGACATTGGCTGCGGACCTGATGTTGTTTAAATCTATACCAACATGTGGCACATCCCCATCCCAGGGATTCTTGAAAGTGTCAACCCTGTTCGCGACGAAAGAACCCTTGGGGAGACCTCGACATTCTCCTCCCAAGTCACATGACACGGCCGAGCCCGGAGGAGCATCAAAGAAAGCCAACCTGTCGCCGGAAGTGTTCCTATTTTGAGATTCCATGCCGAATACAAACTGGGCAGTGAAATCTGCCGCATTCCCTGCGGCCTTGTCCCAAAGATGCACTTCCCTGGAATACGTAGCTTGCCCGCAATCCCCGCTCGGGTCATGGTTCGGTAGCATTGGGCTGAGATATAGGTTAGGGGGCATCGCAAAGGCAATCTGAGTGTGTAAGATATTGAGGTTCTTGTACCCAAAGGATGGGAAATTGAAAGATGTTTTGTTAAAGTGGGAGGCTGAAGCTGCAAAGGGTTTGAGCAGAGAGATCATAAAGACTAGTACTAATGTGGATGTGGAAGCTTGATCCATCATTCTCACCGCTTGGTGATGAAAACTGAAAAAGGCAGTGCGGCCGCCAAGCTCTGGTGGCAAAGTAACAATCGCCGGGGTGAGCCCAACTCTTACGAGCCGGAAAGTGCACTCGCTCGGTGGGATTCTAGTGGAACCTAGAAATAGGCTCGGCGAACCGTGCGCTGAAGAAAGACAGCAGAACAAGGTTGAGAACGGCCGGCTGTAATGTCTAGTTTATCTTATGCGGGAGGATGTTCCCAGGAAACATAAAACATCAGAAACACGATGGGGAGGTAATTTGACATTTCAGACCACCAGATCGTAGAATGCTGACGAAATAGATGGGTAATGTAGAATTCTGAAATAGATGGGTTGGTGGTCCAAAATGTCAAATTACCCATTAATCCAACCTATTCTGTGCAATTATTCATAAAGTTGGCCCAATGATTTGGGTTAATGGGTAAATTTCCCATTGTGGTCCCCCAAGAAACGGAGAATCCCAGGAAAACAAGGTGGAGTGTAACTATAGACAGATTGTCGATTACTAAGATTTTTGTTTTCAGGGAAAGGAAGTCGCCCCAAGTCTTAGGAAGCACCGATACTTTCCGGAGGCTTCCGTATTGTGTCGAACACTCTTCGACACTCTGAGACACTCCGATATTCGACCGACATGTGGTCATTGGTCGGTGTTCCGGACATGCCGCCGACATTCAAGTCCAGCATCTCGACACGCCATTTCAACAAGCATTTccaataaattaggggtcaaaatataaatctatcaaaaatatatacttaATTCATACACccagccaccccaaaattaatatatccagtcaacgtaaaaaaatctaatcgtaAATTCCTAACATAAGCTAGGCCGACTCGGCTTTGTGCGGCTGCAATTTTGTCCAAGAGTAGCTAATAGGCTCGCCGACTGGGTGGTGAATGCCAAGCCGAAAAATTAACTCCCTTTTAATTGGTTTCTTTACCCCCCCACTATCCATGTTCGATATTTATGTTTGGATGTTCACGAACTTGTTTTGAATTAATGAGGCATGAGCAATTTCGacggaaaaaaaattcctaataaaagaagaagaaactcactgctgatatttttatacatTAATACATAACGTGTTTTAacatgtcggaattctctatatTTGGAGTAATAACATATCGACGTGTCATGTCATGCCGTATCGTGTATTGGTGTCGGTGTTATTTAACTCAAGTCCCCAGCAATGATCTTTCTTATGTTTAGCGGAGAATGGGCTTTCAGCTTTAAGCGAAGCCCACAATACATCCATTTTCTGTTCAAAATCGATGGTTGGGTGGCggatttaaaaataattaagggCGTCATCAGACGAAAATCGTAGATCAATGACTCTATATTGAGCCAAGCCTTCCGTTTGTCTTATTTGTCGATGTGAAAACAAATTACATATAGAAGATTTTAGTTTTTGCCGCTCTGTCTTTTTGATCAATTCAAAGGCGATGTCCATGTCTTTTTGGAAGAACCTATGCGATGGGAAAATATAACTCTTTCTTATTGATTACAAATTTTTGTATGCATTTCTTTGTGACGCCtcaaatttaccaactctttttaTAAATTACTAACCTTCATTACGgtaactaatcatttttttctctgattAATTACCAACTATCATTTGAGTTATATATGAagcgtttttttcttttaattaccgACTTTGATAATCTTTATCAACTTTAAATTACCTTTCTTAACTACATCTTAAATTTATCACTTGTTAAATGAAATTACAAACTTTAATTTAAACGATTTATATGGGCGTAATGACACatcaaatgtcaatatttgtgtacagcacttactttggtgccaatattttttttttttggaatcacttaagtaccaaatcagagaaaaaacaatcatttttgtGCCAACGACGAGAAATTCCGGtgacctcaccggagttggcacttaaataatcgcttttgaaaaaaattgcatttaagtgatccaaaaaaaaaaatattgacactaaagtgagctctgtacataaatattgacacttgagatgTCTTTTTGCCGATTTATATGTCAATTTTTCTAGTAATTAACAAGTTTTGAGCTACCAATTCTCAAAAGTTACCAatgtttatttggttttttaaatTTACCGACTTCTCTATTTGGTTTCTTAgccgataaaaaaatttggtaaaAGTCACTTAAATCAATGTGGGTAATTTCACATGATTGTTGATAATGGTAGTGCCTTGTAACAATAAGTAAAGTTGGTAAAAGATaagattattctatttttttttttttttgtcaaagataagagaaagtttataattaagaaagaaaaaaatgttgataactaactcaaataaaagttgctTGGCAAAACTAGTTTTTAGCTTAATTGTAGAGAATGATTGGTACATAAGGCGAATGAAATGGTAACTCAACATGGAAATTGGACAAATTAGCAAAGATAATAAAAAGTTGGTGagcaactcaaatgagagtttcttttttttggtcaaaactcaAATGAGAATTGATAAACTTAACTAGTAACCTAATTAGTAAATTTAAGATGTTTATAAGAAATTTAAGTGaaccacaaataaaaaaaaaagaaatttaagtgaagttggaaaaaggaaacaaaattgtATAGATAAGAGAAGTTGGTAGTAAATTGGTAACTTAAGCGGAGAAAAGTTCATAATCACTCTAATTGAGGCTTGCAGTAAGCAACTCCAATGAGAATCGATAACTGAAAACTAGTGAGTACcttaattggagaaaagttGATAAGTCACACAAATAAAGGCTGGTAGTTTGTAAATATAAGCAGTTGATATGAAAGGTAAATTTAGTAATTAAtgatagaaatttctttttttgtcaaatataaGAGATATTGACAACGACCAAAGTAACATTTGTAactaactcaaataagaattggtaACACAAAACTATATGAGAACTTCatcggagaaaaataaaaatcactctaattaaggttggtaatttttaaaaagagtTGGTAGAACAACTCAATAATTAAGGAAGGTGATAACTCATTGGTGAATTTTAAGTAAATATATAGCTAAAATTGGTAgtaattcaaataagagctaGTAATTCAAAACTAATTGATTACTTAACTGAAGAAAATTTAATAAGTCATACAAATGAATGTTGGTACTTTTATGAAATAGCTCGATTGTAAGTTTTAaccgctaattttttttaataaattaaaattagttTCTGTCAGAGATAAGAGAACTTTTTTTAGCAACAAAGATAAGAGAACTTGAAaacttaggaaaaaaaaaacaaatagactTTGCTAAGTTGTTAACTGACtcaataaaagttggtaacgCAGCACTAATCGGTAACTTGATAGAAGAAAATTGATAATAACTCTACTTATAGTTGGTAATTCTAAAATAGTTCGTAAATTTTACTGTTGATATGTAAggcaaataaaaattggtaactcAATAGAGAAGTTGGTAAATTCAGGAAAAAAGTGGACACTGGTAGGAAATCCAAATGGTAAACTAAAACTAGTCGGTACTCTAATGGATGAAAAGTTATGAagactcaaaataaaaattggtaacttCATATCAAGGCATATGtaagaaatgaaaaacaaaaataagtaaatgatAAAAGAGATGATAATAAAAATGGGCTAGTAgttcaaaaaatctcaaactagtacacacaTACCATATTTAACCAAAGCTAAATTTTTTGTTGCGAAGAATCCCATACCGGCACACCCATACCACATTTActctccaaactaattttcatatcataaaaaatttcaaactggtacatccgtgacaaatctaccaaaatcttaaaataaaattgggatAAGTATGGCTCTGATctaccattttgagattttttatggtctcAAGACTCTCaacccttaaaaaaattaaaatatggaAGTTGTTAACTCAAGACAAGTTGGcaattaattgaaaagaaaaatttgaaagacaCTCAAATTAAGATTCGAGAATTCCTGTAAGAGTTGGTGAGTTTAAAGCTGACAGTGAATGCTATGGAAGTTGGtaataaagataagaaaaaatggTAATTTGAATATTGTTAAAAAAGAGTTTATAATTTCATAAAAGTGTCGGCGGGTTGCTACTACAGAGGCCCCcgttttatttctcttttcgtATTGAAACGATGGGGGATATTATAGATTATTCATTTTTGGAAAAGATACAAATGAATGAATTTCAATTAGATGACGATAAAATGAATATCAATGTACGCAGTGAATAAAGAAGGTAGCATCGCTTACATGACATAAGAACACGACACATCGACCACTTATATGATATTTCATCACTCCTCATGAGAATTTCGGAGAATTTCATCACTCCTATGATATTGAACATGAATTGGAcgccccccacccaaaaaaaaaaaagagattcaTGAGAATTTCGGTGACGTTATTAGCATCATCGTACCTTCTGTCGACCATCTCCTGATACAACAATTGGTTTTGTCGCGGCCGGAACTCCTCCTGTTTATTTCCTTTGTTGGTACCTCGTGACTTGACCTAAAGCCAAAAGCATCTCGGCGAGACCTTCGGCGAACTCATATGTTGGGACAGGGGGCACATTGGAGGGGAGGTCGGGATGCCTTGCCTTCAAACTCAAAACGGCCATTGCGGCTTCAATCGAAGGCCGAGAGCTAACAATGGGATGACCACACCAAAGCCCCGTTATCATCAAGGCTTTCACCTGTTTCTTGTCGGAATTTCTGCTGAGTCTGGAGTCCACGGCATCGAGCAACTTCCTGCGCCCACATTGCTTCCAAACCCACTCCACTAGGCCTGGTTGGCCTCATGCCAAGCCGATGACTCTTCTCCCGCATACTATTTCCAAAAGGACGACTCTGAAACCGTAGACATCGGATTCCTTATTTGCCTTACCCGTTTGATAGAATTCCGGAGCCAAGTAACCCAGTGTTCCTATTAATTCGGTTGTTTTTAGCCCTCTGGCGTGGTCAGCTAGCCTAGCGAATCCGAAATCTCCCAATTTGGTGTTGAACTTGTCATCGAGCATGGTGTTGCTGGATTTGATATCCCTATGGATCACGCATTGATCACATTGTTCGTGTAGGTAGTGCGGTGCCGAGGCCAATCCCCGAGTGATGTTATACCTCCTTTCCCACGTCAACAGGGTTATTCTGCCCTTAAAGATCTGTCCTCGAAGCTAACTCCTCTCAAGAATTCGTACACCAGAGCGAAGTTATTCGCCTCGTGACAGTAGCCCATAAGTTGCATCAAGTTTTTGTGCCTAAGTTGGCTTAACGACATCACCTCGGATGCATACTCCTTTGTCCCTTTGTGCGAATCAGGATTTATTATCTTCACCGCGATCCTTGTGCGACCGTCTCTTATGTGCCCTGCGTACACCATCCCGAAACCTCCTTTCCCCAAAATCCTATCATCTTCAAAAGAGTCACGCTCTTCAAACTCTTCATTGGAGAGCTTCTTGGGTCCCCTCTACTTCTCGAGCTCTTCAGTTGATTTCATGCTACGGTCGGTGGCTTCCTCCACCTCTCTCGGTCTCAATCGGTTCTCTTCGGTTGTCTTAGTTTCATTATCTCCCTCTGGCCAATCATTGATCGGGGTATGGATGGTCGCCTTTCGACCTACCAAGCAAATGAAGTGATAACGATCACCACCGATCCAAGGACACCCGCCGTGAGTATAAAGTAGCCACCTCAACCAAGAGTTGGTAACCTCTTACGTCTGGACCTGTAAACGGGACCTAAATTCCCATGAGTGGCAGTTGAGAAACCAACATCCACCGACTCTGGCAAATAGTCCCTTAAGCTGAGTGGGGCATGGTAAAGACTGACTGAGTTACTTGAATTCCCATCAGCATCCATCAACAAGACGCTCAAATTTCTTGAACGTAAGTCCTACGTTATACAACATTAACTTTTGGAAAAAGTAATGGAATGTAGTAACAATGTggtcggactttgaggcgtgtaatcactctcttttaggatcaatttgccccacaaagttgctataggtttctggcaaattcccttcaggatacaacaaagtcgcgATGAGATTActggatagcaattccagtaaatctccaaaaactctctacgaaacaatgaaaattggttgtctctcttttgaaggaaaacgaaagaataaAAGTTGTCCACAGAAATTGAACAGAATTGTCCTTTATATAATACTAATGgaacacacctcttggtgtccAAATTGCCCATGTACGAACGTtcctattcatgtccgaaacatcacaccaattcatgtccgaaacattacCATTCGGACATGACTGTTCGTGAGTGACAACAATCATTCGAACACAACCGTTCGTAAGTGACAACCGCCATTTGGACGCAATTGTTCATATCTGAACAGTCATGATTAATAATAtagaatataaatatataaaaaaattgatttagaaaaagaaaaaataataattaaggtttatttcCGTCCGCGGCGCGCAAGCGTGTAAAGTGCTAAGTGCGTCTAATAATCGCGCACCCGcacgcgggtatagtggggtcagctcacttgcccatttctttattccgaAAGACTATTgtggccttctaactaataaagagacttgcaccctactttctatcctatgtgggattgaaaaggcagcttttgttttaacaaacaaacttcaacattaACCAACCCACCATTCACGGTTTTGTTCAACCATGGGAAGGTGACATTGGCTGCGGACTTGATGTTGTTTAAATCTATACCAGCATGCGGAACATTCCCATCCTAGAGATTCTTGAAAGTGTTCAGAGACATTTGTTCCATCTTTGTACTCCATGTACGACTCCTTTTTATCAAGCTTGTTATGTTTTGAGATCCCCGCGTATGTCCATTCCAGATTTCTCCATAAAACATAAGCCTTGTCTTCTTGGGTGAATTTTTCAAAGATGCTATGATCAAGCCACTTTCCGACGGTGGCAACACATCTTTTGTTGAGGGTAGTCcactcatcctcctcctcttcttcttctgctgtgAATTTCAAGGTTTTTGAGGAGTCTTCTCCTACCTCTCTAGCTATTGGTGCTTTGGGGACTAGTGCCGGAGTCTTTACCAAACCCTTTGGAGGCATTCTTGTCTTGATCGGCCTTTGCAGGCCTTTGATGTACAGATGATCCTCCATCTTGTACCTCCATATTGCATAATTTGTAACCGTGAGCTTGATCATGTTGTCCTTGTCTTCTGATATCTTTTAAAACCccagctctgataccattttgTTGTAAATTAATTTGGATCGCAATCAATCGCAGCGAAATTTTAACTGTCAGATTCTCGCAATATGTGGGCTTTTATCTCTTTGGAGAATGAACATAAATAACACAACaacaagaaacaagaagaaCGATACACTACAAGTTTTTACATGGAAAACCCAATGTGGGAAAAATCACGGGACGTTGGTCCAAGAATTGCTCTACTATGATCAAAGGATTACAATTGACACTCTAacgacatctctctctctcaataaatCCTCACAATTGTCACAAAACACACTCATTTGATGAACTTTCAAGATCCCACGTGTTTACACATTGTTGAGAATTTTTGCAATCTCTCTAGAGTATTTTCTAGTGCACACTCCTCCATCCAATCGCTCTATTTCTAGTGGTAGGTCTCCAACCAAATTAAAATCTTACCTAATTGATTTTGCAATCAACTCTTGATTAGAAATCTCCTAAAAGGATTGGAATTCCTCTAATTTGGGCAATCACTAAAATTGATTCTATCCTGCTATTATTCCTTTTTAGCGTCGTACCACAATATGACTCCTTCATATTAGATATTCTTGAAGAGCAATCATCCGGATCTTTTaaatcaaatcccgaacatGTTGGCCTGCTCCCAACATCTTGAAAGTGTCAACCTCGATCACGACATAAGAGCCCTAAGGAAGACCTAGATATGCTTCTCCCATGTCGCATGTGGAGCCCCGAGGGGCAACAAAGAAGGCCATCCAATGCCAAACACAAACTGGGCAACAAAATTTACCGCAATCCCCGTGGCCTTGTCCCAAAGATGCACTTTCTTGCAATACGTAGCTTGGCCGCATTCCCTGTTCGGGCTCCCGGTTCCGCTGGATTGGGTTGAGATTTAGGTCAGGAGATAGCACAGAGGCATTCCCCCGAATGTCTAGGAGCTTGAGATTGAGGCTCTCTGAGCCAAAGGACGGAAAATTGAAAGATGTGTTGTTCAAGCGTGTAGCTGAAGCTAAAACGGTATGAGCAGGGAGATCATGAAGACTAATACTAATGTGGATGTGGGTGCTTGAGGCTGATCTTTTGTCTCCCAAAACCTTTCATGTTGGATGTTCTAAAATATCCGGCCGATTAAAACCGAAAAAGTGGTCAAAGCGATGATCAACTTTTTATTAACATTTCTTAAGCTCATTTTAAATTTACCAAATGTTATACAAAACGTCTAAGTTTAATTTAGGTGATTTAATTTATGCTTTCTCCAACTAAGTAATCATCTTGTTTCGAGCTAACAAATAATTGGAAAAAGTCtcttaaataaaagtttgtgtAAGGAATGTAAACaaaatttggtaaataaatCGGGCGAAAACactattttaaataattaaaaaagagttaataccacaaaaaatctcaagttgggacatttataataaatttacctcaaattattttttaactataaaaaattccaaaccggtacacttgtaataaatttatccgcTGTtagttttcttaatattttaatagctttttgaactttttttaatacatttttgactatttgttttctttagtttttcttcCAACTGTGGCCGGTGAAActcgccggccaccggcaagGGCTGTCATGAGAGCTtcgtgaccctcgccggcctcgcTCGTGGTTGGGGAGGCCATGGCCACCTTGGCTCACGGCCGACAAGGCCCTAAAGAGGCTGGCCGAGCATTGCGATGGCCCGGGTTCGTGAGGCGTAGTCTCGGGCAAGGCCACCTCGCTCGGATTAGAGCAAGGTCGGTCttgcccttgcctagatccgggcaaggcgGCTTCGCCCGTGGTCGTGATGGCTTCGCCCGGCGGCCACTCGGCTCCAGCGACCCTCATCGgcaacaatgaaaagaaaaaaaaagaaagaataaaaaatatattagaatgctattgaaaattattcacgtcgttGTTCGTAggccaaatagactgaattgacaaaaatgtaaaaggttcGGGAATGACTTGGCATAAAATGATTTgggactgaatttgcaaaattgcaataggttttcgattttttggtaattttccccttgAAAAGGTGGAGTTCCAAATGTTGTTCGGGATTCCTTAGTGATAACAAGAGGAATCAAACATAGTGGTCGATATGAATTTGGTGATACAGTGATAGATTTCATTGCAAAGGTGGTGGATACATATGTTCGAGAGTTAAAATTGTGACGTATGAGTCTTGGGCTCATTAACGAGAGAATCCTGAAGGTTCCGAGGGAAATGAATTTATTGTGTGGTTGAAAAACCAACCGCATCAAAAATTGAATGTATGTAGGTAGTGTGACTTATCGAAATGGCGGAAATTACAATTCAACATGACTATTAGAGATACCATAGAGATTGTAGAGTTGATCTACTTGGATTTTCGTGGGTTGttgcaatttcttttgaagAAGAGTTTCAGGATTATGTGGATAACTACTCTAGGAAGACCTGCATGTTTGTACTTAGGCACAATTTTGATGTTATTGTTAGGATTAGTTGAAAGTGttcataaaaaaggaaacttGTAAGATGATTAAGCATGAGTAGAATAATAGAAGCATGTGAATAGTTTTGGAACTGTAAAATGAATTATGCATGAAGGACATTAACAAAGAGATTCTTTTCAATTTAGATCCAATGTTAGATGTAGCCACTCATCAACGGTGAGAGTCTAAGGGAAAATCGATCTATGCACATCAAGAAGACGTAATGTATTAAATTCAATGTATCCTCGGACCTCGACCGAATCTCTCCCGGCCCAACTACGAGGAAGTCTTTTGGATGATGCTAACCATTTGAAATAGGTAGAATCATCGGCCAAGGTGATGAGATGATAGATACAACATACGTAAtggacgatttttttttctaagaggTTTACGGGGTTCGGGTTCTCCGACTAGACCGATGACTCGATGCATGACGAGAGTGAAGTAGAGTCAAAAGCTTTTTAGCCTTTTCCTAAGATGATGTCCGGCTTTGTTTATTTCTTGTGAGTCTTATTTCTTCAtgccatttatttatttattttggtcacAAGGAAAGTTTTCATTTCACTCGAAAGAAAggtacataacttcaagataaagataCAAAGCAAACAAAGCAAATAATTCTTAAAGATAAATCAACTCGGTACATACCTGTCACAGAGACTCACTCATTCCACAAAGACAGGATCTGTCATAATGTTAGACGATGTAGCTACGCAATACCGAGAGTGTGAACAAATAACGGGCACACCTAAAGAACATCTTTCTATACTGTCCATGGATGTCATTGTTGGGGTAAACTTGAGAATCTGATGAAGATAGAGAAGTAGAAATAGATCCTTGATGCTTTGATGCATGATAACGATCACTGTCCTTAAAGTATTATTTGCCCCACTTTTGTTGCTGCCAGGTTTAGAACAAATATACCTCCAGGATAGACACCAAAGCCGCAGAGAAATAAGTTCAGCAATTACTCAATCTCGCAGAGAAATAAGTTCAGCAATTACTCAATCTCTCTCTTGGAAATTTCATGTTGAATGCGTTGTGCGtgtataaaagagaaaagacgaAAAGAGTTATATATCCGTGAAGTTATGAACAGTTGTG
This sequence is a window from Rhodamnia argentea isolate NSW1041297 chromosome 3, ASM2092103v1, whole genome shotgun sequence. Protein-coding genes within it:
- the LOC115746457 gene encoding uncharacterized protein LOC115746457: MIKLTVTNYAIWRYKMEDHLYIKGLQRPIKTRMPPKGLVKTPALVPKAPIAREVGEDSSKTLKFTAEEEEEEDEWTTLNKRCVATVGKWLDHSIFEKFTQEDKAYVLWRNLEWTYAGISKHNKLDKKESYMEYKDGTNDLRSRNLSVLLMDADGNSSNSVSLYHAPLSLRDYLPESVDVGFSTATHGNLGPVYRSRHDRILGKGGFGMVYAGHIRDGRTRIAVKIINPDSHKGTKEYASEVMSLSQLRHKNLMQLMGYCHEANNFALVYEFLRGVSFEDRSLRAE
- the LOC125314176 gene encoding L-type lectin-domain containing receptor kinase IX.1-like; its protein translation is MPPNLYLSPMLPNHDPSGDCGQATYSREVHLWDKAAGNAADFTAQFVFGMESQNRNTSGDRLAFFDAPPGSAVSCDLGGECRGLPKGSFVANRVDTFKNPWDGDVPHVGIDLNNIRSAANVTVTWLNGTMDGRLVNASITYDSKAKNWSVILVDANGNSNNSVSLHYAPLDLSEYLPEWVDVGFSAATGAAYEFHMVHSWEFSSSLRLWPEKTALSLLQWLLIAIGSIGILAVIILASFAWVRYRPKGNRPYPISDLPEGDNGPKTTKGNGSRPGEVEEAGHRSVKLTEELENFCGPKKFSYEELTTATDSFAQGRILGKGGFGMVYEGHIRDGRTRIAVKIIKPNSHQGKKEYVSEVMSLSQLRHKNLVQLIGYCHEADNLALVYEFMRGGSLEDHLFNSRTLLTWERRYNIAWGLASGLHYLHEQCNQCVIHRDIKSSNTMLDEKLNAKLGDFGLARLVDHARGPDTTELIGTPGYLAPECYQTGKGTKESDIYGFGVVLLEIVCGKRVFDSELAEQSLGLVQWVWKLYGWRSWSRTRRWHRNFLGAVDKRLGKDFDGKQAEALMIVGLWCAHPVAASRPSVEAAMSVLDLKAEPPKLPSKMPVFNI